Proteins encoded in a region of the Variovorax sp. PAMC 28711 genome:
- a CDS encoding CoA-acylating methylmalonate-semialdehyde dehydrogenase, whose translation MDAKVKPATQVATVKLLIGGKFIESKTTEWRDVVNPATQEVLARVPFATAAEVDAAVASGKEAFKTWKKTPIGARARIFLKYQQLIRENMAELAAILTAEQGKTLPDAEGDVFRGLEVVEHASAIGNLQLGEMANNVANGVDTYTLLQPLGVCAGITPFNFPAMIPLWMFPMAIVTGNTFVLKPSEQDPMVTMRLCELALEAGIPPGVLNVIHGGEAVVNAICDHKDIKAISFVGSTKVGTHVYNRAIPTGKRVQCMMGAKNHAIVMPDANKEQTLNALAGAGFGAAGQRCMAVSVAVLVGDAQKWVPDLVAKAKTLKIGAGTDKTVDVGPLVSCAAYDRVNHLIERGIADGATLALDGRKPTVPGFEKGNFVGPTVFADVKPGMVIYEQEVFGPVLCTMNAATMEEAIELINANPNGNGTAIFTQSGAAARKFQEDIDVGQVGINVPIPVPVPMFSFTGSRASKLGDLGPYGKQVIMFYTQTKTVTARWFDDSTVSHGVNTTISLK comes from the coding sequence ATGGACGCCAAAGTCAAACCCGCTACGCAAGTCGCCACCGTCAAGCTGCTCATCGGCGGCAAATTCATCGAATCCAAAACGACCGAGTGGCGCGATGTCGTGAACCCGGCCACGCAGGAAGTGCTGGCGCGCGTGCCGTTCGCGACCGCTGCCGAAGTCGATGCCGCCGTGGCGTCGGGCAAGGAAGCCTTCAAGACCTGGAAGAAGACACCGATCGGCGCGCGCGCCCGCATCTTTCTGAAATACCAGCAACTCATTCGCGAGAACATGGCCGAGCTGGCCGCGATCCTCACCGCCGAGCAGGGCAAGACCTTGCCCGACGCCGAAGGCGACGTGTTCCGCGGCCTCGAAGTGGTGGAGCACGCATCGGCCATCGGCAACCTGCAGCTCGGCGAGATGGCCAACAACGTGGCCAACGGCGTCGACACTTACACGCTGCTGCAACCGCTCGGCGTGTGCGCCGGCATCACGCCGTTCAATTTCCCCGCGATGATCCCGCTGTGGATGTTCCCGATGGCGATCGTCACCGGCAACACCTTCGTGCTGAAGCCGTCCGAGCAAGACCCGATGGTGACGATGCGCCTGTGCGAACTCGCACTCGAAGCTGGCATTCCGCCGGGTGTGCTTAACGTGATCCACGGTGGCGAAGCGGTGGTCAACGCGATTTGCGATCACAAGGACATCAAGGCGATCAGCTTCGTCGGTTCGACCAAGGTCGGCACCCACGTCTACAACCGCGCGATCCCGACCGGCAAGCGCGTGCAATGCATGATGGGCGCGAAGAACCACGCCATCGTGATGCCCGACGCCAACAAGGAGCAGACGCTCAATGCGCTGGCCGGCGCGGGCTTCGGCGCCGCCGGGCAGCGTTGCATGGCGGTGTCGGTCGCGGTGCTGGTGGGCGATGCGCAGAAGTGGGTGCCCGACCTCGTCGCCAAGGCGAAGACGCTGAAGATCGGCGCCGGCACCGACAAGACCGTCGACGTCGGCCCACTCGTGTCGTGCGCCGCCTACGACCGCGTCAACCACCTCATCGAACGCGGCATCGCCGACGGCGCCACGCTGGCGCTCGACGGGCGCAAGCCCACAGTGCCTGGCTTTGAAAAGGGCAACTTCGTCGGCCCGACGGTGTTCGCCGACGTGAAACCCGGCATGGTGATCTACGAGCAGGAAGTCTTCGGTCCGGTGCTCTGCACGATGAATGCCGCGACGATGGAAGAAGCGATCGAGCTCATCAACGCCAACCCGAACGGCAACGGCACGGCCATCTTCACGCAGTCGGGTGCGGCCGCGCGCAAGTTCCAGGAAGACATCGATGTCGGGCAGGTCGGCATCAACGTGCCGATCCCGGTGCCCGTGCCGATGTTCTCGTTCACCGGTTCGCGCGCCTCCAAGCTCGGCGACCTGGGGCCCTACGGCAAGCAGGTCATCATGTTCTACACGCAGACCAAGACGGTCACGGCGCGCTGGTTCGACGACAGCACCGTGAGCCACGGCGTCAACACCACGATCAGCCTGAAGTAA
- a CDS encoding CaiB/BaiF CoA transferase family protein: MTSLEGLRVLDLSRFIAGPYCAMMLGDMGAEVVKIEPPGEGEYARRAMPAVDGQSLYTFIVNRNKKSLAIDLRNADGLAVLKELIVKADVLVENFRPGTMEKMGLGWEAIHALNPRLVMARISGFGQDGPLAEKQCFDGVAQAMSGLMDLTGQIDGPPTMIGAFMCDYTTGMYAALGILAALNARHSSGKGQMVDVSLLESAASMLMTAIPQQLMFGTTMTRVGSRDRFVAPSNTFATGDGRHVLIVGGDDNMFPRVLRAMARPTLIDDPRFATMASRVEHRDAIEGIVADWMAANDADDLVAKLEAEGVPCAKIARIDEVVKNEQLHHRNGIVDIPFAGTSVPMQGVTIHLSDTPLTIRKPLPQVGEHNADVLAGWLGYGAAQVETLKTSGAI, translated from the coding sequence ATGACATCGCTCGAGGGACTGCGCGTCCTTGATCTTTCGCGCTTCATCGCCGGCCCGTACTGCGCCATGATGCTCGGCGACATGGGCGCCGAGGTGGTCAAGATCGAGCCGCCGGGCGAAGGCGAATATGCCCGCCGCGCAATGCCGGCGGTCGACGGCCAGAGCCTTTACACCTTCATCGTCAACCGCAACAAAAAAAGCCTCGCGATCGACTTGCGCAACGCGGACGGCCTGGCGGTGCTGAAGGAACTGATCGTCAAGGCCGACGTGCTGGTCGAGAACTTCCGGCCCGGCACCATGGAGAAGATGGGCCTCGGCTGGGAGGCGATCCATGCGCTCAATCCCCGGCTCGTCATGGCGCGCATTTCCGGGTTCGGGCAGGACGGCCCGCTCGCTGAGAAGCAGTGTTTCGACGGCGTGGCGCAGGCCATGAGCGGGTTGATGGACCTCACCGGCCAGATCGACGGCCCGCCCACCATGATCGGCGCCTTCATGTGCGACTACACGACCGGCATGTATGCGGCGCTCGGCATCCTGGCCGCGCTGAATGCGCGCCATTCGAGCGGCAAGGGGCAGATGGTCGACGTGTCGCTGCTCGAAAGCGCAGCCTCCATGCTCATGACCGCGATTCCGCAGCAATTGATGTTCGGCACGACCATGACGCGCGTCGGCAGCCGCGATCGTTTCGTGGCGCCGTCCAACACCTTCGCCACCGGCGACGGCCGCCATGTGCTGATCGTCGGTGGCGACGACAACATGTTCCCGCGCGTGCTGCGCGCCATGGCGCGCCCGACCTTGATCGACGACCCGCGCTTCGCCACGATGGCCAGCCGGGTCGAACACCGCGATGCGATCGAGGGCATCGTGGCCGACTGGATGGCGGCGAACGACGCCGACGATCTGGTGGCGAAGCTCGAAGCCGAGGGCGTGCCCTGCGCCAAGATCGCGCGCATCGACGAGGTGGTCAAGAACGAGCAGCTGCACCACCGCAACGGCATCGTCGACATCCCGTTCGCCGGCACCTCGGTGCCGATGCAGGGCGTGACCATCCACTTGTCGGACACGCCGCTCACCATCCGCAAGCCGCTGCCGCAGGTCGGCGAGCACAACGCCGACGTGCTGGCCGGCTGGCTCGGCTATGGCGCCGCGCAGGTCGAGACGCTCAAAACGAGCGGCGCGATCTGA
- a CDS encoding enoyl-CoA hydratase/isomerase family protein → MTDSVVLFDEIKTAGGQRFGVATLNAPASLNSLSVAMVRLLTPKLREWAADADIVGVVMQAAGEKAFCAGGDLRQLYQTLLDCGPERNEYAERFFGEEYELDDLIHNFPKPFLCWGHGIVMGGGIGLIAGASHRVVTLQSRLAMPEINIGLYPDVGGSWFLRRMPGRVGLFLALTAANFNASDAMFCGLADVLVPQEKKPQVLDAIASTQWTGDAKSDRAQLSRILAKAGEGTEAPPSKVREHFDAINALMAGDDLLDIAKRLRALESDDAWLQTAAKTFVKGAPSSAALSFELWQRVHRMSLAEVFRLEYWASLGFCAHKDFAEGIRAVLVDKDRNPKWNPATIEEITPAFIADHLRERGAMAPELAALV, encoded by the coding sequence ATGACCGACTCTGTGGTTCTGTTCGATGAAATCAAGACGGCAGGTGGCCAGCGCTTCGGCGTGGCGACGCTCAATGCGCCGGCCTCCCTCAATTCGCTGTCGGTCGCCATGGTGCGGTTGCTCACCCCGAAGCTGCGCGAGTGGGCAGCCGATGCGGACATCGTCGGCGTCGTGATGCAGGCGGCCGGCGAGAAGGCTTTTTGCGCGGGTGGTGACCTGCGCCAGCTCTACCAGACGCTGCTCGACTGCGGCCCCGAGCGCAACGAATACGCCGAGCGTTTCTTCGGCGAAGAGTACGAACTCGACGACCTGATCCACAACTTTCCCAAGCCTTTTCTGTGCTGGGGCCACGGCATCGTGATGGGCGGCGGCATCGGTCTCATCGCAGGGGCCTCGCACCGCGTGGTCACGTTGCAGAGCCGACTGGCCATGCCCGAGATCAACATCGGCCTTTACCCCGACGTGGGCGGCAGCTGGTTCCTGCGCCGCATGCCGGGCCGCGTCGGGCTGTTCCTGGCGCTGACGGCGGCCAACTTCAACGCGAGCGATGCGATGTTCTGCGGACTCGCCGACGTGCTGGTGCCGCAGGAAAAGAAGCCGCAGGTGCTCGACGCGATCGCTTCGACCCAGTGGACCGGCGACGCCAAGTCGGACCGCGCCCAGCTCTCGCGCATCCTGGCCAAAGCCGGCGAGGGCACCGAAGCGCCGCCCTCCAAGGTGCGCGAGCACTTCGACGCGATCAACGCGCTCATGGCGGGCGATGACCTGCTCGACATCGCGAAGCGATTGCGCGCACTGGAGAGCGACGATGCGTGGCTGCAGACGGCGGCCAAGACCTTCGTCAAAGGTGCGCCGAGTTCGGCGGCGTTGAGCTTCGAGCTGTGGCAGCGCGTGCACCGCATGTCGCTGGCCGAGGTGTTCCGCCTGGAGTATTGGGCCTCGCTGGGCTTTTGCGCGCACAAGGATTTCGCCGAAGGCATTCGCGCGGTGCTGGTCGACAAGGACCGCAACCCGAAGTGGAACCCCGCGACGATCGAGGAGATCACGCCCGCGTTCATTGCCGACCACTTGCGCGAGCGCGGCGCGATGGCGCCCGAGCTCGCAGCGCTGGTCTGA
- a CDS encoding VOC family protein, giving the protein MTESYLRLRQICLVARELEPVVDDLCAVFGVQVCHRDPEVGQFGLHNALMPFGTSFIEVVAPTRDGTTAGRYLERRQGDGGYMVILDSEALPRWRTHVAEIGVRIAAPLTLGDYEGMQLHPRDTGGALLEINSTLGGADLQHGAYWPAGPHWRDHVSTERVEGIAGAVLQGADPAALARQWGRILQRPVTQATDWQLDVDNATLRFTDATDGRGEGLAAVTVQVRDAEAIRRAAQARALPSDIDSVTVCGVRFELASHPQRN; this is encoded by the coding sequence GTGACCGAAAGCTATCTGCGACTGCGACAAATCTGCCTGGTGGCGCGCGAACTGGAGCCCGTGGTCGACGATCTGTGCGCCGTGTTCGGCGTCCAGGTGTGCCATCGCGATCCCGAGGTGGGCCAGTTCGGCCTGCACAACGCGCTGATGCCTTTCGGCACCAGCTTCATCGAAGTGGTGGCGCCCACGCGCGACGGCACGACGGCCGGCCGCTACCTGGAACGGCGCCAGGGCGACGGCGGCTACATGGTCATCCTCGACAGCGAGGCGCTGCCGCGCTGGCGCACGCACGTGGCGGAAATCGGCGTGCGCATCGCCGCGCCGCTCACGCTCGGTGACTACGAAGGGATGCAGCTGCACCCGCGCGACACCGGCGGCGCGCTGCTGGAGATCAACAGCACGCTCGGCGGTGCCGACCTGCAGCATGGCGCGTACTGGCCGGCCGGACCACACTGGCGCGACCACGTGTCGACGGAACGCGTCGAAGGCATCGCGGGCGCGGTGCTGCAGGGCGCCGACCCGGCGGCCCTCGCCAGGCAATGGGGCCGCATCCTGCAGCGCCCCGTGACGCAGGCGACCGATTGGCAGCTCGACGTCGACAACGCGACGCTGCGCTTCACCGACGCCACAGACGGTCGTGGCGAAGGCCTCGCCGCCGTGACCGTGCAGGTGCGCGACGCCGAGGCGATCCGCCGCGCCGCACAGGCGCGCGCCCTGCCCTCCGACATCGACAGCGTGACCGTCTGCGGCGTGCGCTTCGAACTGGCTTCCCACCCCCAACGGAACTGA
- a CDS encoding acyl-CoA dehydrogenase family protein, whose protein sequence is MDFELTEEQRAFADTAREFAASEFAPHAARWDAEAVFPREAIGKAGELGFCGLYAPESIDGLALPRLDATLVFEEMAAVDPSTTAFITIHNMATWMLGTWGTEAVRKTWGAELTSGRKLASYCLTEPGAGSDAGSLKTRAELQGGEYVINGGKAFISGAGATDVLVLMARTGGGGAGGISALAVPADAPGVSYGKKEHKMGWNSQPTRTIAFDNVRVPSDHLLGSEGEGFRIAMKGLDGGRINIATCSVGAAQGALDAARLYLHDRQQFGKPLASFQALQFKLADMATELVAARQMVRLAASKLDAGHADASTYCAMAKRFATDVGFNVCNDALQLHGGYGYLSEFPLERLVRDTRVHQILEGTNEIMRVIVARKLLEGESDIR, encoded by the coding sequence ATGGACTTCGAACTCACTGAAGAGCAGCGCGCCTTCGCCGACACCGCGCGCGAATTCGCCGCCAGCGAATTCGCGCCGCACGCTGCACGCTGGGACGCCGAGGCAGTCTTCCCGCGCGAGGCGATCGGCAAGGCCGGCGAGCTCGGCTTCTGCGGCCTGTACGCGCCGGAAAGTATCGACGGCCTTGCGTTGCCGCGGCTCGACGCCACGCTGGTGTTCGAGGAGATGGCCGCGGTCGACCCGTCGACCACCGCCTTCATCACGATCCACAACATGGCGACCTGGATGCTTGGCACCTGGGGCACCGAGGCCGTGCGCAAGACCTGGGGCGCCGAGCTCACGAGCGGGCGCAAGTTGGCGTCGTACTGCCTGACCGAACCCGGCGCGGGTTCGGACGCCGGCTCGCTCAAGACGCGTGCCGAGTTGCAGGGTGGCGAGTACGTCATCAACGGCGGAAAGGCCTTCATCAGCGGTGCGGGCGCGACCGACGTGCTGGTGCTCATGGCGCGCACCGGCGGCGGCGGTGCCGGCGGCATCTCGGCGCTCGCCGTGCCGGCCGATGCGCCGGGCGTGAGCTACGGCAAGAAGGAGCACAAGATGGGCTGGAACAGCCAGCCCACGCGCACCATCGCTTTCGACAACGTGCGCGTGCCGTCCGACCACTTGCTCGGCAGCGAAGGCGAGGGCTTTCGCATCGCGATGAAGGGGCTCGACGGCGGGCGCATCAACATCGCGACCTGTTCGGTCGGTGCGGCGCAGGGCGCGCTCGACGCGGCGCGGCTTTACCTGCACGACCGCCAGCAGTTCGGCAAGCCGCTTGCGAGCTTTCAGGCGCTGCAGTTCAAGCTGGCCGACATGGCAACCGAACTGGTGGCCGCGCGCCAGATGGTGCGCCTGGCGGCGAGCAAGCTCGATGCCGGCCACGCCGACGCCAGCACCTACTGCGCGATGGCCAAGCGCTTCGCGACCGACGTGGGCTTCAACGTCTGCAACGATGCGCTGCAGCTGCATGGCGGCTACGGCTACCTGAGCGAATTTCCGCTGGAGCGGCTGGTGCGCGACACGCGCGTGCACCAGATCCTCGAAGGCACCAATGAAATCATGCGCGTGATCGTCGCGCGCAAGTTACTCGAAGGCGAAAGCGATATCCGATGA
- a CDS encoding methionine synthase, which yields MSRPLFSATIAGSLPKPAWLSETQKLWPQWKAEGADLAQAKADATILWIKAQEDAGLDVIGDGEQSRQHFVHGFLEQVDGIDFDHKVKMGIRNNRYDAMVPQVVSALRLKGRVHATEARLLRKHTDRKIKFTLPGPMTIVDTVADKFYGDRVKMAMAFAELLNQEALALQADGVDIVQFDEPAFNVYMQDAADWGVQALERAARGLTCTTAVHICYGYGIKANTDWKATLGEEWRQYETVFPALARSSIQQVSLECFHSHVPPHLMALLEGKDVMVGVIDVASDTVETPEEIADTIGLALQYVPKARLLPCTNCGLAPMDREIALQKLEALAKGAALARARYA from the coding sequence ATGTCGCGTCCCCTCTTCAGTGCCACCATCGCGGGCAGCCTGCCCAAGCCCGCGTGGCTGTCCGAAACCCAGAAACTCTGGCCCCAGTGGAAGGCCGAGGGCGCCGACCTCGCGCAGGCCAAGGCCGACGCCACGATTCTGTGGATCAAGGCGCAAGAAGACGCGGGCCTCGACGTGATCGGCGACGGCGAGCAGTCGCGCCAGCACTTCGTGCACGGCTTTCTCGAGCAGGTCGACGGCATCGACTTCGATCACAAGGTGAAGATGGGCATCCGCAACAACCGCTACGACGCCATGGTGCCGCAGGTGGTGTCGGCGCTCAGGCTCAAGGGGCGCGTGCACGCGACCGAAGCCCGCCTGCTGCGCAAGCACACCGACCGCAAGATCAAGTTCACCCTGCCCGGCCCGATGACCATCGTCGACACGGTGGCCGACAAGTTCTACGGCGACCGCGTGAAGATGGCCATGGCGTTCGCCGAGCTGCTGAACCAGGAAGCGCTGGCGTTGCAGGCGGACGGCGTCGACATCGTGCAGTTCGACGAACCCGCGTTCAACGTCTACATGCAGGACGCGGCCGATTGGGGCGTGCAGGCGCTGGAGCGCGCCGCCCGGGGCCTCACCTGCACGACCGCCGTGCACATCTGCTACGGCTACGGCATCAAGGCCAACACCGACTGGAAGGCCACGCTCGGCGAGGAATGGCGCCAGTACGAGACGGTGTTCCCGGCGCTGGCCAGGAGCAGCATCCAGCAGGTGAGCCTGGAGTGCTTCCACTCGCACGTGCCGCCGCACCTCATGGCGCTGCTCGAAGGCAAGGACGTGATGGTCGGCGTGATCGACGTGGCGAGCGACACCGTCGAAACGCCCGAGGAGATTGCCGACACCATCGGCCTCGCGCTGCAATACGTGCCGAAGGCGCGTCTCCTGCCTTGCACCAACTGTGGCCTCGCTCCAATGGACCGCGAGATCGCACTGCAGAAACTCGAAGCGCTCGCGAAAGGTGCGGCCTTGGCCCGCGCGCGCTACGCCTGA
- a CDS encoding enoyl-CoA hydratase, whose translation MTTELIEQLEDGVLTLTLNRPERLNALTVPMTDALLDALRRAAVDTKVRAVVLTGAGRGFCAGGDVKSMADDDDANRTLESRTLQLREHMECSRLLREMPKPTIAVARGAVAGAGLSLALACDLLIASDTVKLVSAFVKVGLSGDFGSTWFLTQLLGPRARAFALLSPIVKAPEALAMGLVTRVVPDAELDAEGRALALQLASGPTITLGHIKANLNAAEQGATLAQALDHEAIRHIRCGMTEDHLEAAHAFVEKRAPKFVNR comes from the coding sequence TTGACGACTGAACTCATCGAACAACTCGAAGACGGCGTGCTCACGCTCACGCTGAACCGACCCGAGCGCCTCAATGCACTGACGGTGCCGATGACGGATGCACTGCTCGATGCCCTGCGTCGCGCGGCGGTCGACACGAAAGTGCGCGCGGTGGTGCTGACTGGTGCCGGCCGCGGCTTCTGCGCGGGTGGCGACGTCAAGTCGATGGCCGACGACGACGACGCGAACCGCACGTTGGAATCGCGCACGCTGCAACTGCGCGAGCACATGGAATGTTCGCGTCTGCTGCGCGAAATGCCCAAGCCGACGATCGCCGTCGCGCGCGGCGCGGTCGCGGGCGCCGGCCTGTCGCTCGCGCTGGCGTGCGACCTGCTGATCGCGAGCGACACGGTCAAGCTCGTTTCGGCCTTCGTCAAGGTCGGCCTCTCGGGCGACTTCGGCAGCACCTGGTTCCTGACCCAGCTGCTCGGGCCGCGTGCGCGCGCCTTCGCGCTGCTGTCGCCCATCGTCAAGGCGCCCGAAGCGCTGGCCATGGGATTGGTGACGCGCGTGGTGCCTGATGCCGAACTCGATGCCGAAGGCCGTGCCCTGGCGCTGCAGCTCGCTTCGGGCCCGACGATCACGCTGGGCCACATCAAGGCCAATCTGAACGCAGCCGAGCAGGGCGCTACGCTCGCCCAGGCGCTCGACCACGAGGCCATCCGCCACATCCGGTGCGGCATGACCGAAGACCACCTGGAAGCGGCGCACGCCTTCGTCGAGAAGCGCGCGCCCAAGTTTGTCAATCGCTGA
- a CDS encoding SDR family NAD(P)-dependent oxidoreductase → MDSFSLKGKTAIVTGSSRGIGRAIAVAYARAGARVVVTSRKVDACAAVVEQLRGEGLEAMAIACNISRKDEITALVDQTEKAWGPVDVLVCNAAVNPYYGPMSGISDEAFTKVLDVNIKSNLWLINRVAPGMAEKGKGSVVIISSIAGLTGSRVLGAYGISKAADISLARSLALEWGKQGIRTNCIAPGLIKTDFAKALWDNPETLAGALKSSPLNMIGEPEDIAGAALLLGSDAGRFITGTTIVIDGGATIGGE, encoded by the coding sequence ATGGACAGCTTCTCTCTCAAGGGTAAAACCGCCATCGTCACCGGCTCTTCGCGCGGCATCGGCCGCGCGATCGCCGTGGCCTATGCACGCGCCGGCGCACGCGTCGTCGTCACCAGCCGCAAGGTGGACGCCTGCGCCGCCGTGGTCGAGCAACTGCGCGGCGAAGGCCTCGAAGCGATGGCCATCGCCTGCAACATCTCGCGCAAGGACGAGATCACCGCGCTGGTCGACCAGACCGAGAAGGCATGGGGTCCGGTCGATGTGCTGGTGTGCAACGCGGCTGTCAATCCGTACTACGGGCCGATGTCGGGCATCTCCGATGAAGCGTTCACCAAGGTGCTCGACGTGAACATCAAGTCGAATCTCTGGCTCATCAACCGCGTGGCGCCGGGCATGGCCGAAAAGGGCAAGGGCTCGGTCGTCATCATCAGCTCGATCGCCGGGCTGACCGGCTCGCGCGTGCTGGGCGCCTATGGCATTTCCAAGGCGGCCGACATCTCGCTGGCGCGCAGCCTCGCGCTCGAATGGGGCAAGCAGGGCATCCGCACCAACTGCATCGCGCCGGGCCTCATCAAGACCGATTTCGCCAAGGCGCTCTGGGACAACCCCGAGACGCTGGCCGGCGCGCTCAAGTCGAGCCCACTCAACATGATCGGCGAGCCGGAAGACATCGCCGGTGCGGCGCTGCTGCTGGGCTCTGACGCGGGTCGCTTCATCACGGGCACGACGATCGTGATCGACGGCGGCGCCACCATCGGAGGCGAGTGA
- a CDS encoding acyl-CoA dehydrogenase family protein — MELAFSPEERAFADEVRTFIQNNLPRDISERVEHDLHMQRDDSMRWQQILAKKGWHAYTWPVSQGGPGWNATQRFIFEVVSGELNCPTIQPFGPRMVGPVIYNFGTEAQKEQHLPGIRDSTVWWCQGYSEPQSGSDLASLATRAEDHGDHYVVNGQKIWTSYAHFADWMFCLVRTGREARPQSGISFLLIDMKSPGVVVQPIPMLEGTHSFNAVFLTDVKVPKANLVGEEGKGWSYAKFLLEHERVENSNIGFSTFALRRLHRVASEVKSQGKPLIDDPLFRGKVSTVEAQLKALEMNTLRALSSMGSGSSPGAGIASSLKIRGTEIGQRITELLFEAAGAEGQHLDPALMHGEGDLSGIEASVRGAPANYFWRRAMSIYGGSNEIQRNIIAKHVLGL, encoded by the coding sequence ATGGAACTGGCTTTTTCCCCCGAAGAGCGCGCCTTCGCCGACGAGGTTCGCACCTTCATCCAGAACAACCTGCCGCGCGATATTTCCGAGCGCGTGGAGCACGACCTCCACATGCAGCGCGACGACTCGATGCGCTGGCAGCAGATCCTCGCGAAGAAAGGCTGGCACGCCTACACCTGGCCCGTCTCGCAAGGCGGCCCGGGCTGGAACGCGACCCAGCGCTTCATCTTCGAAGTGGTGAGCGGCGAGCTCAACTGCCCGACCATCCAGCCCTTCGGCCCGCGCATGGTCGGCCCGGTGATCTACAACTTCGGCACCGAGGCGCAAAAGGAACAGCACCTGCCCGGCATCCGCGATTCGACCGTGTGGTGGTGCCAGGGTTATTCGGAGCCGCAATCGGGTTCCGACCTCGCCTCGCTCGCGACGCGCGCCGAAGACCACGGCGACCACTACGTGGTGAACGGCCAGAAGATCTGGACTTCCTACGCGCACTTCGCCGACTGGATGTTCTGCCTCGTGCGCACCGGCCGCGAAGCGCGCCCGCAAAGCGGTATCTCCTTCCTGCTCATCGACATGAAGTCGCCCGGCGTCGTGGTGCAGCCGATCCCCATGCTCGAAGGCACGCACTCGTTCAACGCCGTGTTCCTGACCGATGTCAAGGTGCCAAAAGCGAACCTCGTCGGCGAGGAAGGCAAAGGCTGGAGCTACGCCAAGTTCCTGCTCGAGCACGAGCGGGTCGAGAACTCCAACATCGGCTTCTCGACCTTCGCCCTGCGCCGGCTGCACCGCGTCGCGTCCGAAGTGAAGAGCCAGGGCAAGCCGCTCATCGACGACCCGCTGTTTCGCGGCAAGGTGTCGACCGTGGAGGCGCAGCTGAAGGCGCTGGAGATGAACACGCTGCGCGCGCTCTCCAGCATGGGCAGCGGCAGCTCGCCGGGCGCGGGCATTGCCTCGTCGCTCAAGATCCGCGGGACCGAGATCGGCCAGCGCATCACCGAACTGCTGTTCGAGGCGGCCGGTGCCGAAGGCCAGCACCTGGACCCGGCGCTGATGCACGGCGAGGGCGACCTCTCGGGCATCGAGGCCAGCGTGCGCGGTGCGCCGGCCAACTATTTCTGGCGTCGCGCCATGTCGATCTACGGCGGCAGCAACGAGATCCAGCGCAACATCATCGCCAAGCACGTGCTGGGCTTGTAA
- the mmsB gene encoding 3-hydroxyisobutyrate dehydrogenase, whose protein sequence is MKIAFIGLGNMGGPMAMNLLKAGHTLSAFDLSKDACAKFAADGLPIAASAAATLDGAEVVVSMLPASAHVEGLYLGADGLLEKIAPGTLVIDSSTIAAASSRKVAEAAAKRGITVIDAPVSGGTGGAIAGTLTFMVGGAEADLERARPLLEKMGANIFHAGAAGAGQTAKICNNMLLGILMIGTSEALALGVSNGLDAKVLSEIMRRSSGGNWALEKYNPMPGVMETSPASKSYAGGFGTDLMLKDLGLAQENAAAVRAATPLGGMARNLYAAHSLAGHGGLDFSSVLKLFQKPH, encoded by the coding sequence ATGAAGATCGCATTCATCGGCCTCGGCAACATGGGCGGCCCGATGGCCATGAACCTGCTGAAGGCGGGCCACACGCTGTCGGCGTTCGACCTGTCGAAAGACGCCTGCGCGAAGTTCGCGGCCGACGGGCTGCCGATCGCCGCGTCGGCTGCGGCCACGCTCGACGGCGCCGAGGTGGTCGTCAGCATGCTGCCCGCCAGCGCGCATGTCGAAGGGCTCTATCTGGGCGCCGACGGTCTGCTCGAGAAGATCGCACCCGGCACGCTCGTCATCGACAGCAGCACCATCGCCGCCGCGAGTTCGCGCAAGGTGGCCGAGGCGGCCGCGAAGCGCGGCATCACCGTCATCGATGCACCGGTGTCCGGCGGCACCGGCGGGGCGATCGCCGGCACGCTGACGTTCATGGTCGGCGGCGCGGAGGCCGACCTCGAACGCGCGCGCCCCCTGCTCGAAAAAATGGGCGCCAACATCTTCCACGCGGGTGCTGCCGGCGCCGGCCAGACCGCCAAGATCTGCAACAACATGCTGCTCGGCATTTTGATGATCGGCACGTCGGAAGCGCTCGCGCTCGGCGTGTCGAACGGGCTGGATGCCAAGGTGCTATCGGAGATCATGCGGCGCAGTTCGGGCGGCAACTGGGCGCTCGAGAAGTACAACCCGATGCCGGGCGTGATGGAAACGTCGCCCGCGTCGAAAAGCTATGCCGGCGGCTTCGGCACTGACCTGATGTTGAAGGACCTTGGGCTTGCACAGGAGAACGCGGCCGCGGTGCGCGCCGCCACGCCGCTCGGTGGCATGGCGCGCAACCTCTACGCGGCGCACAGCCTGGCCGGCCACGGCGGTCTCGATTTCTCCAGCGTGCTGAAGCTGTTTCAAAAACCGCACTGA